The Acidobacteriota bacterium genomic interval AGGGTGCCACATTCCACAAAAAGCGCAGGATTTTGTCTTTCGAACCTATATGGCGCGTGGGGTACGGCGGCTGTAACTGTTCAGGGTTCAGGGTTCAGGGTTCAGGGTTCAGGGTTCAGGGTTCAGGGTTCAGGGTTCAGGGTTCAGGGTTCAGGGTTCAGGGTTCAGGGTTCAGGGTTTTCGAATTCATGTCCCTTATGTCCCTTATGTCCTTTTTGTCCTTTTGTTTGTTTGCCCGGAACCCAGAACCCCGAGCCCGGAACCCGAGAAATTAAGCTTTTGCTTGCAAGGGAATTCACGATTGAGACAAAGTAGGGGGTGCCCAAACGTTGAGCCAACCTCCATGTGCTCAACACCTCTGTGTCGAGAAATCAAAAAATCTTACCCGTTATGAACTGAATCCGCTGAATTATGAAAAATCTATCTGATTGAATTATAACTATTTACCCGCTTCATAATTCATAATTCATAATTCATCCTTCATAACTGGTTTTACCCCCTTGGAGCATTTCTTGTATGTACTACAACAAAGGAAAGACAACCAAACAGGCTCACGTCAATGTTCCTGAAGGTACGTTTGAAGAGCAGCACGGACGTGAAGGTTTTTTCGGCCCGGTTTCGCATCTCTACCACAATCATCCCCCGACCAGTTGGACCCGCATTGAAGGTCCGTGCCGACCACGGGCGTTTGATGCCAATCGGATTGAGGCATCGGGTACCAATCAGGTAACGCCGCTGCTGTACAACAATGATGTCTCGTTTTCGATTGCCACCTGGACGCAGTCAATGGATCACTTTGCTCGCAACGGCGATGGTGATGAAATCTGGTTTGTGCATAAAGGCGCCGGGATTCTGGAAACGGATTACGGCCCGCTGACTTTTTCACGTGGAGATTATCTGGTCCTGCCACGGGGTGTGACCTACAGGTTTGACCTGGCCCAGGATTGCTTTTTCGTCTTGATCGAAACCAATGGAACACCCCTTGAGCAACCCAGCCGGGGCATTATTGGTCAGTATTCGCTCTATGATGCCAGTGCGGTTCGGGTGCCGGATCCAACGCCCGTAACCGCTACCCAGGCCGAGTATGAAGTCCGCATCAAGCGCGAAGGCGAATACACCTCAGTCTATTATCCATTTCACCCGCTTGATATTGCCGGATGGAAAGGCGACCTGTTTCCCTGGGCGCTCAACATCGCCGATTTTTGCCCAATTATGAGCCACCGGGCACACTTGCCGCCGAGTGTGCATACCACGCTGGTTGGAAAAGGATTTGTGGTGTGTTCGTTTGTGCCGCGCCCGCTCGAAGAAACACCAGGGGCGATGCGCGTTCCGTTCTGGCACCGCAACATTGATTTTGACGAAGTGCTGTTTTACCACGACGGCGATTTCTTCAGCCGTGACAACATCACGGCGGGAATGATTACCTTCCACCCGGTTGGCATCCATCACGGGCCACACCCAAAAGCAATTGAAAAGAGCTGGGCGCCAGGCAAGACCCACACCGATGAATACGCGGTGATGCTTGACACCCGACGGCCTTTGACAGTCGCTGAATCGGCAGCGGCGCTTGAATGGCTCGAATATCATCAGTCCTGGCGGACGTAGGTCTAAAGGCGTCGGGCTAAGGGCTTGGGGCTGAGGGCTGAAGAAATTGAGTGATTCTGTCTTGAACCCCACTTCTTCAGTCCTCAGCCTCAAGCCCAATACCTTCAGCCCTGAGCCCATTTTCTTCAGCCCTAAAAAGGGGGAATGGATATGTCCAGTGTCGTCAATCCGATAACCCAAACCAGTGTTAGTCCTGGGCAACGAGTCCTGGAAGCTGCGGAACCGAGATTGGCGGTACCAGATCACACCATGCTTCCAGATCGAGATGGAACTTTTGTGAAAAACTTTCAGGAGCACCCACAAAGTATCCTTTTGACGGAGACCCTCCGTCCAGTATTAAGTCAGCGGTTTCCAGATGGTCAGTATTGTATTGGCCAGGACAGCGGAATTTACTGGCGGTTGAACATGGACCCACCGGAGCGCGGTGCCGAATCTCCCGATTGGTTTTTGGTCGTTGGTGTTTCGCCAGCACTGGATGGAAAACCCCGGCGGTCCTACGTGATGTGGAAAGAATTCATTGCGCCGTTGATTGCGCTGGAGTTTGTTTCCGGAAATGGCTCAGAAGAACGAGACCGAACGCCGCTCAAAGGGAAATTCTGGATCTATGAACAGGCATTGCGGATTCCGTTCTATGGTATTTATGAACCTGAGAAATCCATTATTGAAATGCACCATTTGGTGGATGGAACCTATCGGTTGCTCCCGCCGACTGAGCTGGGGCGATATGTGATTGAACCACTGGGTGTGGAATTGGGACTCTGGCAGGGTTTGTATTTTGGGTTTGACTTACCCTGGATGCGCTGGTGGAGCCGCGAAGGGGAACTGCTCCCAACCGGAGATGAGCGGGCAATTCGAGCTGAAGCTGAAGCCAAACAGGCGCAGGCGGAAAGGGAAGCCGCTGAATCGCGGGCCCAGTTGTTCGCCGAAAAACTCAGGGAACTGGGCATTGATCCAGACACGGTTGGGAAATAATACCATTTGGGGCTGAGGGTATCGGGCTAAGGGCTAAGGGAAATACAATTTTTTCAATAATTTAGCTTTTCCGTAATGCGATAGGTTCATTCCAAAATGGTATAATATCAATTTGTTGTCAGTAGCTTAACTCTATTTCTTTGAGTTACTCCGTTACGGAAAGGTCGGATTGAGCATCCTGAAAGGCTGCAGTTCGGATAGCCGGTCGGTTGCGAGGTTTTGGGAGCTACCACCGGGAAAGAGTTTATTCTTCCCATATTCTCCCTGCGTCGCCGCGCCCTGGGGCGCGGGCGACGCAGGGAAAAAAAGAGAACCTTCGTGTCCGGTGGTAGGCCCAAAGCGGCCAACCGACCAGCTATCCGAACCGCAACGCTTCGCGGTGCACAACCAAAAACTCCACCTGAAAGCAGCTCTCAGTTCCTAATCCGACTTCTTCTGCCCCAAGTCTTCAGTCCCAAATGAAAAAAGCCCGGTGGCAGTTTGGATTCTGCCACCAGGCTTCAACCTGGAAAAAGAAGATAAAAGCGTGAATGATACCAGTTTGTGATGGAACTCTGGTATGAGTAAACAGTCAAGTGATTCAACCAAATAAACTTAGCGAACTACTGACTACTGACTACTGACTACAAACTGGTATTAATTTTCAAACCGTTTGAACAGCAATGAGGCATTTGTCCCGCCAAAGCCGAACGAGTTGCTCAGTGCATAGGTCAAATCGGCCTGCACAGACTGGTTGGGAACATAATTTAAGTCACAATCCGGGTCTGGCTCTTGATAATTGATCGTTGGGGCAATGTGCTGGTCACGCAATGTCAACGCCAGGACACAGGCTTCAACCGCTCCGGCGGCACCAAGCAAGTGCCCGGTCATGGATTTGGTTGAACTGACTTTCAGGTTGGCCGCATGGTCACCAAAAAGGTCCTTGATGGCAGCGGTTTCGTGTTTGTCGTTCAACGGTGTCGAAGTGCCATGAGCATTGATATAGCCAACCTGCTCAGGCGCAACACCGGCATCTTTCAGGGCATTGTGCATTGAACGCCGGGCACCGTCGCCGTCTTCAGGTGGTTGGGTAAAGTGATAGGCATCACTCGACATTCCATACCCGACGACTTCGGCATAAATTTTGGCACCGCGAGCACGGGCCTGTTCCAGTTCTTCAAGCACCAGGATCCCCGCACCTTCACCCATCACAAATCCATCCCGCAACCGATCAAATGGCCGGCTGGCTTGTGGTCCCCGGTCATTATGGGTTGACAGGGCACGCATAGCGGCAAACCCGCCAATACCCATGGGCGTGATCGTGGCTTCGGCGCCACCACAGAGCATGGCGTCACATTCGCCCCGACGGATGATGCGATAGGCATCTCCGACCGAATGCGCCCCAGCCGCACAGGCCGTCGAAACCGCCGAGTTTGGACCTTTGATGCCAAATCGAATTGACATCTGACCCGCCGCCAGGTTGATGATGGATGATGGGATAAAGAAGGGCGAAATACGGTCTGGGCCACCGGTAAACAATTTGGTCTGTTCACGTTCAATGATCGTGAACCCACCCAGCGCCGAACCGACAAAAATACCGACCCGTTCGCTGTTGTCCTCGGTGATTTTGAGACCACTGTCATCCAATGCCTCTTGCGATGCCGCAATGGCGTAATGGATGAAAGGATCCATTTTCTTGATTTCTTTTTTTTCGATGAATTTTGCCGGATCGAAGTCTTTGACTTCGGCTGCGATGTGGACTGAAAACCCGGTGGTATCGAAGTGGGTAATTTGACCAATCCCACTTCGACCCGCCAACAACGCTGCCCAGGTTTCTTCAGCGGTGTTCCCCACGGGGCTGACAATGCCGACTCCGGTGATAACAACGCGACGTTTCACAGGGGCCTCCAAAAAACGGGACTATTTGAGTGATTCGAGGTGGGCTTCGATATAGGTGACGGCTTCGCGGACGCTGGTGATTTTTTCAGCATCTTCGTCCGGAATTTCAATTCCGAACTCTTCTTCAAAACGCATGACCAGTTCGACCGTGTCGAGTGAATCGGCGCCCAGGTCATCAATAAACCGGGCTTTCGGAGTGACTTCGCTTTCATCAACCCCCAGTTCTTCGACAATGATTTGCCGCACCTTCTCTTCAATGGCTGAGATATCTGACATAAAAAAGGTCCTTCCTCCTGATTTGTGAAAAAAATTTTGCGTACCTTATTTTTTTTGGTTCAAAGAAGCAAGTCACAATCGAAAGATTCAACTTGCGAAAGCTGCCAGGGAAGCGGGAACGTGCCTGTTTGCAAGCGCATCGCCAATCCCGCCGACCAGTTTAGGAACAGGCTTCACGGACCGCTTCCAACTGGTCCGGCTGTTCAAAATTGAGAACTTTGACCTGATTGTTGATCTGGCGAACCAAACCACTAAGCACGGTTTTGGGGCCGACTTCAACAAAGGTCGTCACGCCTTCGGCGACCAGTTTTTGAATCGAGCCCACCCATCTGACCGGTGAACAGACTTGAGCAATCAGATTGGCGCGAGCCTCGGCACCGGTTCGTTCCAGGTCGGCATTGACGTTAGCCACCACTGGAAATGCCGGATCGGCAAAATCAAGCTGGTTTAAATCAACCGCCAGTCGTTCTTCAGCCGGTTTCATCAGCGCGCAATGAAACGGAGCGCTGACGGGGAGCATCACGGCGCGGGCACCTTTGGCTTTGAGCAACGCGGCGGCACGGGTGACGGCTTCGGCGTGGCCGGCAATGACGATTTGGGCTGGTGAATTCATATTGGCCGGGCTGCAGACCTGATCCTGGGCGGCTTCGGCACAGACGGCTTCGATAGTGGCCAGATCGGCTTTGAGTACTGCCGCCATCGCGCCGACTCCGGGTGGAACGGCTTCCTGCATATAGGTGCCACGTCGCCGAACAGCCACCACGGCATCTTTTAATGACAGCGTTCCAGCAGCCACCAGCGCGCTGTATTCGCCGAGTGAGTGCCCCGCCACAAAAGCTGGCGTCAGGCCCTGACTGGCCAGAACACGATAGGCGGCGACCGAAACGGTCAAAATCGCGGGTTGGGTGTTTGCTGTCAACGCCAGATCCGCTTCCGGGCCTTCAAAACAAAGCTGGCTGATCGAAAAACCTAAACTGGCGTCGGCTTCTTCAAAAACAGTGCGGGCGTCAGTAAAGGTCTCCGCCAGTGCTTTGCCCATGCCAGCATACTGCGAAGCCTGTCCAGGAAATAAAAAGGCAATTGATCCCATAGGTTAGTGGTTAGTGATTAGTGATTAGTGATGAGTTGATGAGTCAGTAGTCAGTAGTCAGTAGTCAGTAGTCAGTAGTCAGTAGTCAGTAGTCAGTAGTCAGTAGTCAGTAGTCAGTAGTCGAGTGTTGGGATTTGAGGACTTGTGTCAAGTGTATTTAGTTCGATTTGAGTTATTTAGGGACAATTCTTTTCAAGAATTTGACGAATTCAAATATCCGGGTTTGGTCTACTGACAACTAACTCATCAACGACTGACTTTCAGAATTTGTATTTGCCCAACCCGCAGTCATCCAGTAGTTTCTGAACAAATGGCGCCATGGTGTCATAATATTTGACACTCTGACTGTATTGTCCACCTTTCAACTGGGGGTTATTGGAAACCGCTTTGAGCAGGGCAGGGCGATCCATTTTGTCGGTCAGGAGCCAGATAACAAGCTGAACTGGGGCCAAATCAACTTTGCCGGGTTGGGCGGGTGTCGGTGCCGGTTGTGACAGAGCCGATGAGGAAACCCCGGTTTCAGGCCGCCGTCGAGCAAAGCAATCAAGAAAAGTTTTGGCATCGCCTTCAATCAGATTTCCCAAACTGTATTTGGTTGAGCGAACAGGTGAAAACTTCTGGAAATTGATGGAAAAAACCTCAACTGTAATGATTCTCAGGCTCTTTGGTGCAATCAGTACCTGTTCGTTCGATGAGACCACCAGGTTAGTGTAGTACTGCTGGTTTTCGCTCCGCAGTACTGTACCGGCTTGGATGGCAACTGCAATTGGATGATCGGTCTGATTGGTGATTTTGAAATCTATGTTGCGCCCATAGATGGTCTGTTCCGGATTGGTGGTCAAGACAATGCCATCCACCGAAACATCCCCTCGTTCAACTTGATCCTGAAGCTTTGCGCGCTGGTCTGACTCAATCGGAAGCCGGGCGCCATCTTTGCAACTGACGGTGAAACAGAGCCCAACCAGGAAAAAAAAGAGACATAGGGGTGAAGCGGAGCGAGGAGCGAACTGAGAGCGAGTAGCGAGTAGCGAGTAGCGAGTCGTCAATCCAGGAAAGCGAGAGGTCAGCCAGTTTTTTTGAATTTTGAGAGATTGATAACTCATTTGAAAGAAGCTGCTCTGTTGAATTGTTGATTGACTACTCGCTACTTGCTACTGGCTCTTTTCTGACTACTCGCTACTCGCTACTCGCTACTCGCTCTCAGTTCGCTCCTCGCTCTCGGTTCGCGCTACTTCACTCACCTACCACCGAACCACCATACTGCCCCAGGTGGCACCGGCGCCAAAGGAAGAAAACATCAGGACGTTTCCACGCTGGATTCGACCAACGCGGACACATTCATCCAGGGCAATTGGAATTGAAGCTGATGATGTGTTGCCAATCCGGCTGATGTTGGAATAAACCTTCGTGGCTGGTATCTGTAACCGCTCTGCGACAGCATCGGTAATGCGCTGGTTGGCTTGATGGGGAATCAACAGGTCAATGTCAGCCGCAGTCATTTTGACTTCATCCAGCACCTGGCGGGAGGTTTCGGTCATACTGCGGACAGCGACTTTAAACAGTTCATTGCCGCGCATTTTGATAAAGTGAAGCCGGTTTTCAAGTGATTGCTCACTGGCTGGATGCAGGGTGCCTCCGCCTGGAGTGAACAGATAGTCGGCAAAATCGCCATCACTTTGGATCCGACTGGCCAGAATTCCACGCCCAGTTTCCACACGGGTCATGATGGCAGCGCCAGCACCGTCACCGAAAATCACACAGGTGGACCGGTCAGTGTAATCAACATATCGGGACAGGATTTCAGCGCCAATCACCAGCACATTTTTGGCCTGCCCGGTGGCAATAAAGGCATTGGCCGTGGTGACGCCATATAAAAATCCTGAACAGGCAGCCACCAGATCATAGGCCGCGGCCTTTTTGGCCCCGAGCCGGGATTGGATAAAGCAGGCGGTCGAAGGCAGAGCCATATCCGGGCAAACCGTGGCGCACAAGATCAAGTCAATTTCGGTGGCTTTCAAGCCGGCGGCATCCAGGGCCTGCTGAGCGGCAGCCGAGGCAATCATTGAAGTCGTTTCGCCAACTGCGGCAATGTGGCGTTCCCGGATGCCGGTGCGGGTCATAATCCAGTCATCAGAGGTCTCGACCAGTTTTTCAAGATCGGCATTGGTCAAAACTTTCTCTGGCAACATGTGCCCGGTACCGACAATTCCTGCTGAATACATAACACTGAATCTCCTTGGAAACTAATACTACGGCGAGACTTCGGATTTAACCTGCGAAGCGGGTGTTGGCTCGTAGCCCAGGGTGGAGTCTTCGAAACCCTGGGCTACGAGCCATCGCTCAGTTCCTGGGCTGAAAATCAAGTCTTCCGCCCTCAGTTCTAGGGTTTGGCGGAATTTCGGCGCTTGCTGGAAACTTGATAGGTCTCAGCAAGTTCGGATTCGATCAGCCGGTTGACTTCGAGTTGGAGTGATTCTTTGGCGACTCGGATCGCGTTGCGGATGGCTTTGGCGGTTGAGCGCCCATGACAGATAATGACCGTTCCTCGTGCTCCCAACAAGGGAGCCCCGCCGTATTCCTCATAATCCAGACGTTTTTTAAATGCCTGAAATGCCGGACGCACCAGATAGGCACCCGCCTGGGTATCAATCCGGCGCATCATTTCCTCTTTGAGCATCTTTTGAATGGCATCAATGAGCCCTTCGCTGGTTTTGAGGACCACATTGCCGGTAAATCCATCGCACACGGCCACGTCAACCGAGCCGGTCCAGAGGTCTTTCCCTTCAATGTTGCCAACGAAGTGAATCGAGGAGGAGCTTTTGAGGAGTTTGTGGGCTTCGCGTGTGACTTCATTGCCTTTGCTTTCCTCTTCGCCGATGGAAAGCAACCCAATGCGTGGGCGCGGATGATGCAGAATTTTTTCCGCATACAGTCCACCCATCACCGCAAATTGTTCCAAAAAGGCAGGTTTACAGTCCGCATTCGCGCCGACGTCAAGCAGGAGTGTTCCCTGGCCATTAACCGTGGGAAGCATCATGGCCAGTGCTGGACGTTCGACTCCGTCGAGGGTGCCGAGCAGAAGCGCGCTGGTCATCATCACGGCACCGGTGTTTCCGGCACTGACGACGGCGTCCACCCGTCCATCGCGGAGTAACTGCATGCACACACGAATGGTTGAATCTTTTTTGCGCCGAACGGCCCGGGCCACATCCTCACCCATGGTGATGACTTCGGTCGCATTCACAATTTCGATTGGTTCGTTGGTCCACCCCAGGTCACGAAGTGCATTTTCAATCAACCCGGATGGCCCAACCAACACAATATGAACGCCCAATTGACGGGCTGCTTGCAGAGAACCCTCTAGTTCGCTGGCGGGTGCGTGGTCTCCGCCCAATGCATCAACGGCAACTCGCAGCATACGTGTTTTGATAATTCCTAAAACTGAAAGAATTCGACCGGGTGTCCGTCGGAGAGGGGCAGGTTAGAAAAAACCTTCCTGCCACGGC includes:
- a CDS encoding homogentisate 1,2-dioxygenase; its protein translation is MYYNKGKTTKQAHVNVPEGTFEEQHGREGFFGPVSHLYHNHPPTSWTRIEGPCRPRAFDANRIEASGTNQVTPLLYNNDVSFSIATWTQSMDHFARNGDGDEIWFVHKGAGILETDYGPLTFSRGDYLVLPRGVTYRFDLAQDCFFVLIETNGTPLEQPSRGIIGQYSLYDASAVRVPDPTPVTATQAEYEVRIKREGEYTSVYYPFHPLDIAGWKGDLFPWALNIADFCPIMSHRAHLPPSVHTTLVGKGFVVCSFVPRPLEETPGAMRVPFWHRNIDFDEVLFYHDGDFFSRDNITAGMITFHPVGIHHGPHPKAIEKSWAPGKTHTDEYAVMLDTRRPLTVAESAAALEWLEYHQSWRT
- a CDS encoding Uma2 family endonuclease, encoding MSSVVNPITQTSVSPGQRVLEAAEPRLAVPDHTMLPDRDGTFVKNFQEHPQSILLTETLRPVLSQRFPDGQYCIGQDSGIYWRLNMDPPERGAESPDWFLVVGVSPALDGKPRRSYVMWKEFIAPLIALEFVSGNGSEERDRTPLKGKFWIYEQALRIPFYGIYEPEKSIIEMHHLVDGTYRLLPPTELGRYVIEPLGVELGLWQGLYFGFDLPWMRWWSREGELLPTGDERAIRAEAEAKQAQAEREAAESRAQLFAEKLRELGIDPDTVGK
- the fabF gene encoding beta-ketoacyl-ACP synthase II translates to MKRRVVITGVGIVSPVGNTAEETWAALLAGRSGIGQITHFDTTGFSVHIAAEVKDFDPAKFIEKKEIKKMDPFIHYAIAASQEALDDSGLKITEDNSERVGIFVGSALGGFTIIEREQTKLFTGGPDRISPFFIPSSIINLAAGQMSIRFGIKGPNSAVSTACAAGAHSVGDAYRIIRRGECDAMLCGGAEATITPMGIGGFAAMRALSTHNDRGPQASRPFDRLRDGFVMGEGAGILVLEELEQARARGAKIYAEVVGYGMSSDAYHFTQPPEDGDGARRSMHNALKDAGVAPEQVGYINAHGTSTPLNDKHETAAIKDLFGDHAANLKVSSTKSMTGHLLGAAGAVEACVLALTLRDQHIAPTINYQEPDPDCDLNYVPNQSVQADLTYALSNSFGFGGTNASLLFKRFEN
- a CDS encoding acyl carrier protein, whose amino-acid sequence is MSAIEEKVRQIIVEELGVDESEVTPKARFIDDLGADSLDTVELVMRFEEEFGIEIPDEDAEKITSVREAVTYIEAHLESLK
- the fabD gene encoding ACP S-malonyltransferase, producing the protein MGSIAFLFPGQASQYAGMGKALAETFTDARTVFEEADASLGFSISQLCFEGPEADLALTANTQPAILTVSVAAYRVLASQGLTPAFVAGHSLGEYSALVAAGTLSLKDAVVAVRRRGTYMQEAVPPGVGAMAAVLKADLATIEAVCAEAAQDQVCSPANMNSPAQIVIAGHAEAVTRAAALLKAKGARAVMLPVSAPFHCALMKPAEERLAVDLNQLDFADPAFPVVANVNADLERTGAEARANLIAQVCSPVRWVGSIQKLVAEGVTTFVEVGPKTVLSGLVRQINNQVKVLNFEQPDQLEAVREACS
- a CDS encoding ketoacyl-ACP synthase III, encoding MYSAGIVGTGHMLPEKVLTNADLEKLVETSDDWIMTRTGIRERHIAAVGETTSMIASAAAQQALDAAGLKATEIDLILCATVCPDMALPSTACFIQSRLGAKKAAAYDLVAACSGFLYGVTTANAFIATGQAKNVLVIGAEILSRYVDYTDRSTCVIFGDGAGAAIMTRVETGRGILASRIQSDGDFADYLFTPGGGTLHPASEQSLENRLHFIKMRGNELFKVAVRSMTETSRQVLDEVKMTAADIDLLIPHQANQRITDAVAERLQIPATKVYSNISRIGNTSSASIPIALDECVRVGRIQRGNVLMFSSFGAGATWGSMVVRW
- the plsX gene encoding phosphate acyltransferase PlsX, whose amino-acid sequence is MLRVAVDALGGDHAPASELEGSLQAARQLGVHIVLVGPSGLIENALRDLGWTNEPIEIVNATEVITMGEDVARAVRRKKDSTIRVCMQLLRDGRVDAVVSAGNTGAVMMTSALLLGTLDGVERPALAMMLPTVNGQGTLLLDVGANADCKPAFLEQFAVMGGLYAEKILHHPRPRIGLLSIGEEESKGNEVTREAHKLLKSSSSIHFVGNIEGKDLWTGSVDVAVCDGFTGNVVLKTSEGLIDAIQKMLKEEMMRRIDTQAGAYLVRPAFQAFKKRLDYEEYGGAPLLGARGTVIICHGRSTAKAIRNAIRVAKESLQLEVNRLIESELAETYQVSSKRRNSAKP